One window from the genome of Rhodospirillales bacterium encodes:
- a CDS encoding tetratricopeptide repeat protein has protein sequence MPKAAPPAAAPSKTAPAKPAPAAAASKASPQPDPTEALRDARGREAKRLFALGAALHRQGRIADAVRAYGRAIVFDPAFADAYANLGAAFRAQGKSEAAVASATRALTLAPDRANFHSNLGNALRDQGRLEEAAQALQQALRLAPEAPEILYNFGLVLRDMGRLDTALSCFDAVLKARPDHAECRYDRALALLQAGDLKRGFAEYEARWKLKRNPPRAFDRPRWNGQAMPGKTLLVHTEPGFGDAIQFARYIALAKQRSGATLLLESPAELARLMETLRAVDKIAIQGGPLPAFDAHIPIMSLPALMQTAATTIPATVPYLSAPEIRAVGLPNLATGAFKVGIAWAGAAARAEGHRSCPFVHFLELLRVPDVILYSLQTGKAAEDARAHAAEPLVFETGHLLADYADMATAILQLDLVVSVDSTCAHLAGALGKPVWTLLPDVPDWRWTARGKNTPWYPTMRLFRQKTRGDWSGVVAEVVAELGNIATKRPRSG, from the coding sequence GTGCCCAAGGCCGCTCCTCCGGCGGCCGCCCCATCGAAGACCGCTCCGGCGAAGCCTGCCCCGGCAGCCGCCGCGTCGAAGGCTTCGCCGCAGCCGGATCCAACGGAAGCGCTCCGGGACGCGCGCGGGCGCGAAGCCAAGCGCCTGTTCGCCCTCGGCGCCGCGCTCCACCGCCAAGGCCGGATCGCCGACGCCGTGCGCGCCTACGGCCGCGCGATCGTGTTCGATCCCGCCTTCGCCGACGCCTATGCCAACCTCGGCGCCGCGTTCCGGGCCCAAGGCAAGTCCGAGGCCGCCGTCGCCAGCGCGACGCGCGCGCTGACGCTCGCGCCCGACCGGGCCAATTTCCATTCCAACCTCGGCAACGCGCTGCGCGACCAGGGGCGGCTCGAGGAAGCGGCCCAGGCCCTGCAGCAGGCGCTGCGGCTCGCGCCCGAGGCGCCCGAGATTCTTTACAACTTCGGCCTGGTGCTGCGCGACATGGGCCGGCTCGACACCGCGCTGTCGTGCTTCGACGCGGTGCTCAAGGCCCGCCCCGATCACGCCGAGTGCCGCTACGACCGCGCGCTCGCGCTTTTGCAGGCGGGCGATCTCAAGCGCGGCTTCGCCGAGTACGAGGCGCGCTGGAAGCTCAAGCGCAATCCGCCGCGCGCGTTCGACCGGCCACGCTGGAACGGCCAGGCGATGCCGGGAAAGACGCTGCTCGTTCACACCGAGCCGGGTTTCGGCGACGCCATCCAGTTCGCGCGCTACATAGCGCTCGCCAAGCAACGATCCGGCGCCACCCTTCTGCTCGAAAGCCCGGCCGAACTGGCCCGCCTGATGGAAACGCTGCGGGCGGTGGACAAGATCGCGATTCAGGGCGGGCCCTTGCCCGCGTTCGACGCCCATATCCCGATCATGAGCCTGCCCGCGCTCATGCAGACCGCCGCGACCACCATTCCGGCGACCGTGCCTTATTTGAGCGCGCCCGAAATCCGCGCCGTCGGCCTGCCCAATCTCGCCACTGGCGCGTTCAAGGTCGGGATCGCCTGGGCGGGCGCCGCCGCTCGCGCCGAGGGGCACCGCTCGTGTCCGTTCGTCCATTTTCTCGAATTGCTGCGGGTTCCCGACGTCATCCTTTACAGCCTGCAAACCGGAAAGGCGGCCGAGGACGCGCGCGCGCACGCGGCCGAACCGCTGGTGTTCGAAACCGGCCATCTGCTCGCCGACTACGCCGACATGGCGACCGCCATTCTCCAGCTCGATCTGGTCGTCAGCGTCGATTCGACCTGCGCGCATCTCGCCGGCGCGCTCGGCAAGCCGGTCTGGACGCTGCTGCCCGACGTTCCCGACTGGCGCTGGACCGCGCGCGGCAAGAACACGCCCTGGTATCCGACCATGCGCCTGTTCCGCCAAAAAACGCGCGGCGACTGGAGCGGGGTCGTCGCCGAGGTCGTCGCCGAATTGGGCAACATCGCGACCAAACGTCCGCGATCCGGCTGA
- a CDS encoding 2-keto-4-pentenoate hydratase encodes MPLSDADAQALARAFLEAERNRAPIPPIGEARPDLGLDDAYHIQDALIALHVANGLHPFGIKVGSTSKAAQRRFKTVEPAIGTLFLQRQVANGGACAIERLIAPRIECEIAVRMGADLKGPGVTPEDAEAAFGSLMGAFEIIDARTRDWRIKGIELVADNAVNAGFVLGPEKPAKGLDAAGVSVLFGRDGDKPTYGSGASVLGGPKFVVAWLANWLGARGKTLKAGTVVLTGSLSEILPANKGDRFKAEFTPLGDVEVRFG; translated from the coding sequence ATGCCCTTGAGCGACGCCGACGCCCAGGCCTTGGCCCGCGCGTTCCTTGAAGCCGAGCGGAATCGCGCGCCGATCCCGCCCATCGGCGAGGCGCGCCCCGATCTCGGCCTCGACGACGCCTATCACATCCAGGATGCCCTGATCGCGCTGCACGTCGCAAACGGCCTGCATCCGTTCGGAATCAAGGTCGGCTCGACTTCGAAAGCCGCGCAACGCCGTTTCAAGACCGTCGAGCCCGCCATCGGCACGCTGTTCCTGCAGCGCCAGGTCGCCAACGGCGGCGCCTGCGCGATCGAGCGCCTGATCGCGCCCCGGATCGAATGCGAAATCGCGGTCCGGATGGGCGCCGACCTCAAGGGCCCCGGCGTGACGCCGGAGGACGCCGAGGCCGCGTTCGGAAGCCTGATGGGCGCGTTCGAGATCATCGACGCCCGCACCCGGGACTGGCGGATCAAGGGGATCGAGCTGGTCGCCGACAACGCGGTCAACGCCGGGTTCGTGCTCGGGCCCGAGAAGCCGGCGAAAGGGTTGGACGCCGCCGGGGTCAGCGTGCTGTTCGGGCGCGACGGCGACAAGCCGACCTACGGCTCCGGCGCCTCGGTCCTGGGCGGGCCGAAATTCGTGGTCGCTTGGCTCGCCAACTGGTTGGGCGCGCGCGGGAAAACCCTGAAGGCGGGCACCGTGGTGCTGACCGGTTCGCTCTCCGAAATCCTGCCCGCGAACAAGGGCGACCGCTTCAAGGCGGAGTTCACGCCGCTCGGCGATGTCGAGGTCCGCTTCGGCTGA